In Chaetodon auriga isolate fChaAug3 chromosome 9, fChaAug3.hap1, whole genome shotgun sequence, the genomic window GATCTGCAAGGATGCTCTCGTTTTGTCTTGGGTCATAAATCCAGCATGCCCCGTTTCCTTTACAGCAGTGAATTTTCACCCCTAACAGCCCAAAGTCAATCTCAGCCAAGTTGTGGCATGTTTAGTTAAAGCCAGCCGCCACAGGGATTGTAATGCACATTTATCCGTGTCATTACACTAAAAAGGATGAGAGTCACATTTCAGCAgtcttttctcacattttatataccaaaaatgataaatgaccaacaaacaaacacataaagacGATGATACTAACATGTTTTCTCCAGTCGTTTCTGTGTCAGGGTGTTGTTCAGAGTTTAGCTCTAGTCATGAGTGAGgatcttgtttttctcctcagggGCAGGAAGTTGTTTGGAGGCCCTTGGTGCAGGCAAGCCTCTGCTGGTCGTAGTCAATGACAAGCTGATGGACAACCACCAGCTGGAGCTGGCCAAGCAGCTACACATGGACTCCCACTCGTTGTACTGCACATGCAGGTATGTGTTTGTCACATGTGCAGTTCATACACGTGAGGCTGTTTAACAAAGCCAAAGTAACAAGCTCTTTTTAAACCTTTCAGCACCCTTTTAGAAACACTGAGGACCATGGATCTCTCTGTTCTTCAGCCCTTCTTGCCTGGACAGCCACAGCATTTTGCCAACTTTCTAGACAAAGCTCTCGGAGTTTAGGGGAACTGAAATTTTACAGGACTGTAAGTCTCAATGAAGTTTGAGGATGTTGCACTAGATTACGATACTCGGTTCTTTGCGACCGAGTCAAAGAGCAGTTCATAgagctgaaggcagagctgcacTTTGACGTGGAACAGAGGCTGCGTTGCTTCAGagcagcaaagacaaagaagcACATAGTCTTCAGACCGCAGATGGAAATCAGGATCCCTTCAAAAGCTCTCGACCTAAACGATCCACAGCCTGAGAGCTGAGCTCATCCTTATCACAGTGTGTAAGCGACTGTGCTGTTGGTGCATTTTCAGTTCTTTAATTTTTACGCAATCAgtgcattttgtctttgtcagttttgtttgcttttaagTTGTGCTCAATGCTATCCTCTGATTTTAGACAGTGCAATTCATGACATCCATTTTATGATGATGTGTCACTTTTAGCCTTTGTGGCATGAAGGGAACGTGGCAGCCATTGCTAAGAGTGGCTCTTAAAAAGTTGATCTTATCAGGAAATGTGAATGTTATGTATTCATCTGTCCATTagcagactgcagacagtcTGCTCCTTCGCAGCTCTGActcttgtctctttctgtttccttgTAATTAATGTGCAGTAGTCATTCACTTAGCTGAGCAAATGCTGGAAGAAACCAGactttcataaaaacaaataaaagctgtaCCATATATTTGACTGaaggtgtttgttttgaacTTAAATCTGAATAATCTACTGTACACAGCTTTCTGAAAATCAGTTCATCACTTCCTACTAATTTCCACTTATTTTAAAAGGAGACAAAAAGCTTGTTTGCTCtaaatgctgctgttttacaAAGACACTAAGCAAAATGTGCTTCATCACAGAGACAAGTTGTACCAATTCTTACCACAAGGGTGAgataatgtttaaaaatatgACCTTGCAATATCATTTGTCCTCCCAGCACACATGTGCAGTACACTCCCAACTTCTCCCAGTCCAAACTGGCAAGAACAGATGCAGAtcatttgtgatttttctacGCTCAGGACGTTTTAAAGAGAAAGTTTTTGATGTGGTAGCAGCTCACGTTAGGCGGAATCCCTTTTTGTGTGCTATGACTAATGTGTTTCGACCAATTCTGCCTCAATCTGTCcgtgtttctctgcagaaatGAGCAGAGACTGTCATAAACATACAGGGAGGAGGTAAATACTGTGTACCTGAGCAGCCTGGGTACTGAAATCTCTcgtttggtttttattttgaaggcattTTTCACTCGTTCAGCTGGCGTGGAGTGCTGGTGTGAAGTTATTTATATAAAATCCCTGCAAAGCTGCAATTAAAGGGCATGCTGCAATTCAGGAAAATGTTGATGCTGATGTAAGACTTTTTGATTCATCACTTACAGTTACAGTTTCTTCACCAGGAGAGGTTTTGttaaacaggaaatgaagagtGAAATGCAGCACGTAGGCTTGTTTAGCCATTCAGCCTCTGAACAGTGTTTAGAGTCAGAGCAGGAAACGTTTCTGTCCACTTTCTGGGAGCTTCAGCACCAATTTTAATCAATTTACCAACCAGGAGTGTTtgcctgataaaaaaaaaaaaaaaaatgttcacgTGACTGCTAGAACAAGCCTAATTTCAGCAGTATGTAGCTATGACACTATGGATGTTAATGTCCCAATATCTCTGATTTATAGATGGCATTTCAGGCATCTAGAAAAGGAAAGTATTTAATCTGTTGTGAGAAAGAAATAAACGAGAAGCGGGGCAGGTTTCCCTCTGAGGAAAGTCcctcctctttgtgtgtgcttctgtggaAAAGGAAGATTCTCTGTGATAGcaaacctgtttttcttttcacagtagGCAAACGTGGAAATGGCTGCTTCTGATGCGTGCAGTAAATGAGGCATAACGTAGCTGTAGTTTCTGATTCTGCTGGTACACCAGACAGCTGTTCTACCGCATCAGCTGAGTTCAGGAAGTGGTTACTTttaacaaacaaccaaaaaaagagAGCATCGGGTCAAGCCACATAACACGTATTGAGAGAGGCAAGGCAGTCAAACAAAAAGCCTTATTGAAATATCATCATGCTGTAACGCTGCTTCcagctgaagtcactgagggcACACGACAACATTTCGTAATTTGATAAAGGTCTTGACTGTTTCTGACACTCCAGTTCATTAGACAAGTATCAATatggatgtttttcagtcaatatctctgaacactgcagagctgaaacagtcaatagacagaaaatgaatttgcagctTTGATGAagatttccttttttctttgtctcatgtgATATTAACATGGAGTATCTCTTTGTAGACTATTACGtgataatgaaaacagctgttagctgcagcccaAGAATATTACTTCAGATCTAGGCCATGGCTTAATTGCTGACTGAGAAACCTCCTTATTGCAGATATTTTTGGCAAAGTCACAACCTTTTGGCGTTTTTCTTTGAATCAATTGAGCTGTAGTTAACTGGTTTGGACTGGTTCTGTCTGCCACTCCAGTATGGTTCACATGATGTTTGTGCGAATTGTACGTTAATCTAATACAGATGGACACTCAGATCTACGGTCACTTGTTTTCCCCATGGGAGCTTCTTTGCTTAATGtagttaaaatgttaaaattcagtcttattcatgtatttatcaGTCGTCTCCCCACTGGGACTACACAAGGCCTCAGACAGACATTAGATCTGATTTTAGGGTGAATGTGTCTGCCTTGTAAGTGCATATCTAACCACAAACCAAAGATATTCTCTCACAAATACATTAATTATGGTCAGACTGACTAAAAATGTTGTTgtaatttgaaagaaataaaagttgCTGAGAGTAATTTGCATGTATTTTGTGCATTCTTGCGTccagatttattttcagttcCACTTTCACAAATCCGAAGTTTCCATAGAGCAAACCGAAACCTTTCCTCAaacaaaaaccttttcaaaAAGGAAATACAAGCTAATTTCTTAAGACTGAGCCGCCGTTAATATTAGAAGTATCATCTATATGGTGATATTGTACCGATACACATGAGCTTGTAAGCAAGGAGTAAGTGAGAAAGTATGAAAGCAGGAAGAGCTCTGAGTGAAACTAACTGATATGAAAGTCGTGattcctgcagaaaaacaacctGACTTTAACCAAATCAATTCCAAGACTTCTGATAAAACCCCCCGACAAATGTCCCTTTCATCACGACGAGAGTGGACTGAATAAGTCCATACAAGACGTAACAACTGGGTCAAAGCAGAAGGTCAATCAAATAAGCCTGAATGCAGTGGTCAGCTGTGGACATCCTTGGCAAGAGGGACTATAATCAGTGCTTGTTGTGTGTTAAGCTTACATGAATGCAACATACAGTGTTTGTCTTTGGGACTTTTAAATGACTTGATGTATGACAGCAAGACGTATTGAgatttgtctgtctttcctcctgtgAAGCCTtgcatgacttggatgcagaaGATACATCTTATCAAAGTCATCTCTTTGCCAGAAAGTTAAGTTTTTCCCAACtgaactggggaaaaaaaaaatgtctttatggACGTGGCTTTGTGTACACAGAGgcattgtcatgttgaaacaggaaagggcCTTCCCCAAACTGCTGCCACGAAGATAGAAGCACACTGTTGTCTCAAATATCGCTGTACGCTGTGTTATTAAATGAAAAGTCTGCTGATTTTTACACCTGACGGTCAGTTTACTTCTCCCGAGGAGCGTTTCTCAGCCAGTGGGGACAGATGTATAATGTTTTCTGCGTGTTATCAATTGTCAGGGGTCTTGGGCTTGGAGAGTCCAGTTTTATAACAGAAAACCTGTGTTAAAAGCTGGAGACACAGAGTTCAAAGGACAGGGGCCTTTACCAGGACAGGTTGTAACAAAAAATGCTATCAAattgcatcatgggaagtgtaggatccagtgttttttacAACCTCTGTTGTATCAGTTTTTCAATTAAGTGCCCATAACCCACCTACCCTATGGTCAATCTGGGCCCAAGGGCTCCTGGGCATTAAAGGGCCCTCCATGATGgaagacaaaaaatattattattttcaggCTCTACAGAAATATGACCCAACTGTCTGAAGAGGAAGTCACATAGATGTCTGAACCTACAAACCAGGGTCTGCCCCACCAAGCAGGATTACACATTTGTCTGCATTACTTTACTACTCCAAGGTATGACTGGTTGTCTGATCTTCCTAACTCCagtgtacagtatattgtgACTAAAACCGCACAGCTAGCATAAAACAGGGCGTACATGAAGCCAAAATGCTGATTCCTAACAAATGTCCCGTCCCAGGATTCAGGAGTCGTTGAGAAGTTGGTAGTCCGACACAGAGTTTGCCCTGGCCTGCTCCtgcctctcctgcctcctgtttgCAGATGTTCATTAGCATGTGGCTATAACCCTGCCAGCCAGCCCCGCCCCCTGCGCTCTGATTGGACACACTGTTACTGGAGCTGTCAGCTCGGCTCCGGGAAGGTTTTCTCTCCGCTCTCTCAGTCCAGTCTTCAGCGACGGACTGACTGAGCGATTGCAGTCGGTGGCAGGCTCTCTGCCTTTGTTCGCTAGCTCCGAAGGCACCAAGACAAGACAGAGCCGCATCCATGCAGtagcagcactttttttttattttttatttttttggaaaatgatcATCTGTACGAATAAAATGGACTACCCCCTAAGAACCCAGCGCCAGCGCGTGCAGAAACAGGTAGGTTAAAGCTGACAAAAGACGAGGACGTTGAAAATAGTTCAGCTAAGTTAGTGTTAACACAATTAAAGCTAGCGGCTAACTGGTTAGCCTGAGTAACGTTCATTCATTTGCCGAAGGAACTATTTTAGATATACGTAAAACCCCTTCTCTTGACCAGCTCTTGTTCTGGCTTTTTTAGCTTTAAATGACCTGTTTGGGCAGCTAACAGCCAACATGTAAGATTGAGTTTACGGTTAACAGCCTCTTCACGctctgaacttttttttttttttatcatagtGTCTTTGAGTAACGTTACAGCGGCTGTGAGTTAGCTAGCGAGCGAAAATAGCTGCACTAAACTTCTCATCTGATGCTAACTAGCTAACCCGGCTAACGGTTTATCGAGCTAACATCAGAGTTAAATTAAGAGGcaataaaatctgttttcatgattCAGTTCTGGGTTACGAACTGCCACCTTTCCTCGCCACCGAGAAACATTTTGTAGTTTCCATTCCCAGTTGTTAAAATGTCACGTAAAGCTCGCAACAGTTCatctttattttaataaaagctAACGGTGTTAAGTTTCTATTAGATATGAGCAGTGTGAACACAATTAGCCTTTTGCTGTCAGTTGTGTGCCTGTGCCGCTAACAATGTAAGGTTAGAGAGGACTCTGCCTTTGTTGGCTCACAAGGGATGATTTAAGTactttctttccattttatacACGTGTATATTTAAATTTCACGCAGATTTAATGGTGAAATGCTCATGTTTAATTGCAATAGCGGTCGAGAGCGTTGCAGTGTGAGGAGAAAGCTGTAGGTGACGATGACATCATCTGAGGATTTTGGGAGAAaagtgtctgtcagtcagctcgGTGGCTGTGAAGTAATGCGGTGGCCATAAATAAGATATAGGGACGGCTTGGAAGGACACAGCAGTCTAAATGCTTTTAATCCAGGGGGTCAGATGAGGGTTGATCAGCCTTTCTTGCATGCGGTCCCTCGCGATGTTGGGCGACTttttattgtgctgtttttgctggCTGAACTGGACTGCCAATCaaagttgtttttctccactgtcgctgtttttcattttgcaacAGATGGGGGGCGCTGTCTCAAGTGCAGTCCCAAAAAGACATGTTTGCTGCAGATTATAGTCCAGAAATGGAGCAAAACAGGGAGGAATGTGAGCAGCAAGGGATTCAAAGCCCTCTACTCTGGTTTCTTGCCCAGTTTGTGCTACTTTTCGCTGCCCTTCTCCCTGTTTGCTGTTCATCTTAATTGTCATTCAGCTGGCGTTTTTCTTTGCATGACATTTGACTACATAAGAGTTTATAACTGTGGGCAGTCAGTATTTGTTTTATAGACCAATGCTGTTGCAAAGGATAATAACCCTGTGAGTTTGCAGCTTCTTAAACCACTTGCATCCCAAAGCTGtctgttaaaataaacaaatgtttggCAGGCATTCACCTGACTTTGACATGATAAGCTACCCGCCccttgtttgtgaatgagacGAGTAATGAATTACCCTGTTATCAGTGTAAGTCTTTTGTAACTGCGTCCCCCCTTCGCTCTACCTGCCCACCGTGTTTTCTGACAGGTCTGATAActcatctgctgaaagtgggctcagctctctgtctttttttttctccatcctgcagcacagtgttttgtttgtcttggttGTGTTGTATGTGCTGTCCTACCCAGCAGCTcctttccctcccctctcctcccctctccaaaCATCTTTGGGCTGCAGCTGGTTTGTTTTGCGCTACTCCCCGAGTTCAGGTTGCAGAGCCAAAATCGGCcctggctgcttgtgtttctggtAATGAGGCGAAGGGGGACGGTCAAGGAGGTAATGCCCCCAGGACACCAGCGTATGATAAGGATGGACCCCCTCCAGGCTCAGTCGGAATGCAGATTGAATGTCCTCCTCCTGTATCTGCAGCAACCCCCCTCCTGCAGCCcaccaacaccacacacacgtacagacacTACATGCGCACATGCACATCTCATCTCAAGCTGACACATTTACCCTTGGAAGACCGCTGGCATCATTTTTCCACTTCTTTGTGTGTAATCTTAGTCCTGCCCTCTCCTTCGTATCCCTGACTgtacagtgctgctgttttgtttgtcagccTGCTATCAaagcctgtctttgtctccattTACCTTTCCTCCCCTAAGTGACGTCACccctgtttttcatttcatccctGCCTCTTGCTCCCGTCTGATCAATAAACAAATGacctctcctgtgtgtttttttttcttttttttctttgaatgtcAAATGATCTGCACC contains:
- the LOC143325745 gene encoding UDP-N-acetylglucosamine transferase subunit ALG13 isoform X2, which translates into the protein MKQADLVISHAGAGSCLEALGAGKPLLVVVNDKLMDNHQLELAKQLHMDSHSLYCTCSTLLETLRTMDLSVLQPFLPGQPQHFANFLDKALGV
- the LOC143325745 gene encoding UDP-N-acetylglucosamine transferase subunit ALG13 isoform X1: MKTVFLTVGTTSFDELIESITSAEAAQALKARGYERLVLQVGRGSLLPAAESCPHISLEAYRFKASLTEDMKQADLVISHAGAGSCLEALGAGKPLLVVVNDKLMDNHQLELAKQLHMDSHSLYCTCSTLLETLRTMDLSVLQPFLPGQPQHFANFLDKALGV